In Marisediminicola antarctica, one DNA window encodes the following:
- a CDS encoding multifunctional oxoglutarate decarboxylase/oxoglutarate dehydrogenase thiamine pyrophosphate-binding subunit/dihydrolipoyllysine-residue succinyltransferase subunit, producing the protein MSSQVTGLVPEDSSSGEFGANEWLVDEMYERYTADKNSVDESWWPILENYHRTEVTPAGAEPSAEKVEAAVADPSQEPQVPEEVLPAATAAAPADGAQEAAPAASASGSQPVARTTSVVAKSQPIPADAPRSAKPSPKGETATPVEDQNVVQTLRGMAKSLATNMDASLSVPTATSVRTIPAKLMIDNRIVINNHLKRARGGKVSFTHIIGWAIIQVIKEFPSQNVFYEEVDGKPSLVSPAHINLGLAIDMPKPDGTRALLVPGIKKTETMGFADFVAEYEAIVRKARDNKLTAGDFAGTTISLTNPGGIGTEHSVPRLMRGQGCIIGAGALEYPAEFQGMSQTTLADLGIGKTITLTSTYDHRVIQGAGSGEFLKKVHELLIGQRGFYEGIFSALRIPYEPIHWAADIHVDLADAVNKTARVQELINSYRVRGHLMADIDPLEYQQRSHPDLDVTSHGLTFWDLDREFVTGGFGGRRSALLREILGVLRDSYCRTIGVEYMHIQDPVQRKWMQDHLEKPYSKPTHDAQMRVLGKLNEAEAFETFLQTKYVGQKRFSLEGGESTIALLDALLQGAAESHLDEVAIGMAHRGRLNVLTNIAGKTYGQIFREFEGTQDPRTVQGSGDVKYHLGTEGTFTGATGDQIPVYLAANPSHLEAVDGVLEGIVRAKQDRKPVGTFNVLPVMIHGDAAMAGQGIVVEILQMSQLRGYRTGGTIHLVVNNQVGFTTPPGEGRTSIYSTDVAKTIQAPVLHVNGDDPEAVVRVAQLAFAYRQEFHRDVVIDLVCYRRRGHNEGDDPSMTQPLMYNLIEAKRSVRTLYSDALVGRGDITQEEYAGAHADFQDRLERAFAETHAAQTASTPIIVQDPHGVSDLGRPGSQQDDTTGEPATTGVSDSVISLIGDAFDNPPTNFTVHPKLQALLRKRVDMSRNGSIDWAFGELLSLGSLLLEGTPVRMAGQDTRRGTFVQRHAVLHDRENGQEWLPLANLSDNQARFWIYDSLLSEYAALGFEYGYSVERADALVLWEAQFGDFGNGAQTVIDEFISSAEQKWGQRSSVVMLLPHGYEGQGPDHSSARIERYLQLCAENNMTVARPSTPASYFHLLRRQAYARPRRPLIVFTPKAMLRLRGATSPVEDFTSGKFEPVLDDARVADKSAVTRVVLHAGKIHYDLATEVEKRGLSDVALVRLEQYYPLPLHQLHAVLDEYPNAKLVWAQEEPENQGAWPFISLELAPELGGRSITVASRLAAASPATGSTKRSAQEQVDLIERALTN; encoded by the coding sequence GTGTCTAGCCAAGTAACCGGACTCGTGCCAGAGGATTCCTCCTCCGGCGAATTCGGGGCCAACGAATGGCTCGTGGATGAGATGTACGAGAGGTACACCGCAGACAAGAACTCGGTTGACGAATCGTGGTGGCCCATTCTGGAGAACTACCACCGCACCGAGGTGACCCCCGCGGGGGCCGAACCATCGGCCGAGAAGGTTGAGGCCGCCGTCGCCGACCCGAGCCAGGAGCCGCAGGTTCCCGAGGAGGTACTGCCGGCAGCGACAGCCGCGGCCCCCGCGGATGGCGCACAGGAGGCCGCGCCCGCCGCATCGGCGAGCGGCAGCCAGCCCGTCGCACGGACCACGTCGGTTGTGGCGAAGAGCCAGCCGATCCCAGCGGATGCCCCCCGGTCGGCCAAGCCGTCCCCGAAGGGCGAGACCGCGACGCCCGTCGAGGACCAGAACGTCGTCCAGACGCTGCGCGGCATGGCCAAGAGCCTCGCGACGAACATGGACGCGAGCCTGAGCGTACCGACCGCGACGAGCGTGCGAACGATCCCGGCGAAGCTCATGATCGACAACCGCATCGTCATCAACAACCACCTCAAGCGCGCCCGCGGCGGCAAGGTGTCGTTCACCCACATCATCGGCTGGGCGATCATCCAGGTGATCAAGGAATTCCCGAGCCAGAACGTCTTCTACGAGGAGGTCGACGGCAAGCCCTCGCTCGTCTCCCCCGCACACATCAACCTCGGCCTCGCCATCGACATGCCCAAGCCCGATGGCACTCGGGCACTGCTCGTTCCCGGCATCAAAAAGACCGAGACGATGGGCTTCGCCGATTTCGTCGCCGAGTACGAGGCCATCGTGCGCAAGGCCCGCGACAACAAGCTCACCGCTGGCGACTTCGCCGGAACCACGATCTCGCTCACCAACCCGGGCGGCATCGGCACGGAGCACTCCGTGCCCCGCCTGATGAGGGGCCAGGGCTGCATCATCGGGGCGGGTGCCCTCGAGTACCCGGCCGAGTTCCAGGGCATGTCGCAGACGACACTTGCCGACCTCGGCATCGGCAAGACCATCACCCTCACTTCGACCTATGACCACCGCGTCATCCAGGGCGCAGGGTCCGGCGAGTTCCTCAAGAAGGTGCACGAGCTGCTCATCGGACAGCGCGGGTTCTACGAGGGCATCTTTTCCGCCCTCCGCATCCCGTACGAGCCGATCCACTGGGCCGCCGACATCCACGTCGACCTCGCCGACGCCGTCAACAAGACCGCCCGCGTGCAGGAGCTCATCAACTCCTACCGGGTGCGCGGCCACCTCATGGCCGACATCGACCCGCTCGAATACCAGCAGCGCTCGCACCCTGACCTCGACGTCACAAGCCACGGCCTGACATTCTGGGACCTCGATCGCGAGTTCGTCACGGGAGGCTTCGGCGGGCGCCGCTCGGCTCTCCTGCGCGAGATCCTCGGCGTGCTGCGCGACTCGTACTGTCGCACGATCGGTGTCGAGTACATGCACATCCAGGATCCCGTGCAGCGCAAATGGATGCAGGATCACCTCGAGAAACCGTACTCGAAGCCGACCCACGACGCGCAGATGCGCGTGCTGGGCAAGCTCAACGAGGCGGAGGCCTTCGAGACGTTCCTTCAGACGAAGTATGTGGGCCAGAAGCGCTTCAGCCTTGAGGGCGGCGAGTCGACGATCGCGCTCCTCGACGCGCTCCTGCAGGGCGCCGCGGAATCGCACCTCGACGAGGTCGCGATCGGCATGGCGCATCGCGGGCGACTCAACGTGCTCACCAACATCGCCGGCAAAACCTATGGCCAGATTTTCCGCGAGTTCGAGGGCACCCAGGACCCGCGCACCGTGCAGGGCTCCGGCGACGTGAAGTACCACCTCGGAACCGAGGGGACGTTCACCGGGGCCACCGGCGACCAGATCCCCGTGTATCTTGCAGCCAACCCGTCCCACCTCGAGGCCGTCGACGGCGTGCTCGAGGGAATCGTGCGTGCCAAGCAGGACCGCAAGCCCGTCGGAACCTTCAACGTGCTCCCGGTCATGATCCACGGCGACGCGGCAATGGCCGGGCAGGGCATCGTGGTCGAGATCCTGCAGATGTCGCAACTGCGCGGCTACCGTACCGGTGGCACGATCCACCTCGTCGTCAACAACCAAGTCGGCTTCACGACGCCTCCGGGAGAGGGTCGAACGTCGATCTACTCAACGGATGTCGCCAAGACGATCCAGGCCCCGGTTCTGCACGTCAACGGCGACGACCCCGAGGCCGTCGTGCGCGTCGCGCAGCTCGCGTTCGCGTACCGCCAGGAATTCCACCGCGACGTCGTCATCGACCTGGTCTGCTACCGCCGACGCGGCCACAACGAGGGCGATGACCCTTCGATGACGCAGCCACTCATGTACAACCTCATCGAGGCGAAGCGCTCGGTCAGGACCCTCTACTCCGACGCGCTCGTCGGACGCGGCGACATTACCCAGGAGGAGTACGCGGGTGCGCACGCCGACTTCCAGGACCGCCTCGAACGGGCCTTCGCCGAGACCCACGCGGCGCAGACAGCGTCGACGCCCATCATCGTGCAGGACCCTCACGGGGTCTCCGATCTCGGGCGCCCAGGCTCCCAGCAGGATGACACGACCGGCGAGCCGGCGACCACTGGAGTGTCGGACTCGGTCATCAGCCTGATCGGCGACGCGTTCGACAACCCGCCCACCAACTTCACGGTGCATCCGAAGCTGCAGGCCCTGCTGCGCAAGCGCGTCGACATGAGCCGCAACGGTTCGATCGACTGGGCTTTCGGCGAGCTGCTGTCGCTCGGATCGCTGCTGCTCGAGGGAACCCCCGTGCGCATGGCCGGCCAGGACACCCGTCGAGGAACGTTCGTGCAGCGCCACGCGGTGCTGCACGATCGGGAGAACGGCCAGGAGTGGCTGCCGCTGGCAAACCTGAGCGACAACCAGGCCAGGTTCTGGATCTACGACTCGCTGCTCAGCGAGTACGCGGCCCTTGGATTCGAATACGGCTACTCGGTCGAGCGCGCCGACGCCCTCGTGCTCTGGGAGGCGCAGTTCGGCGACTTCGGCAATGGCGCCCAGACCGTCATCGACGAGTTCATCTCGAGCGCCGAGCAGAAGTGGGGCCAGCGCTCGAGTGTGGTCATGCTGCTGCCGCACGGCTACGAGGGGCAGGGGCCGGACCACTCCTCCGCCCGCATCGAGCGCTACCTGCAGCTGTGCGCCGAGAACAACATGACCGTGGCGAGGCCGTCGACCCCCGCGTCGTACTTCCACCTTCTGCGACGCCAGGCCTACGCGAGGCCTCGTCGTCCGCTCATCGTGTTCACCCCGAAGGCGATGTTGCGCCTGCGCGGCGCGACGAGCCCGGTCGAGGACTTCACCTCGGGCAAGTTCGAGCCGGTGCTCGATGACGCGCGCGTCGCCGACAAGTCGGCCGTGACGCGCGTCGTGCTGCATGCGGGAAAGATCCACTACGACCTCGCCACCGAGGTCGAGAAGCGTGGCCTGAGCGATGTCGCCCTCGTGCGGCTCGAGCAGTACTACCCGCTTCCGCTCCACCAGCTGCACGCCGTGCTCGACGAGTACCCGAACGCCAAGCTCGTCTGGGCCCAGGAGGAGCCGGAGAACCAGGGTGCCTGGCCGTTCATCTCTCTCGAGCTCGCACCGGAGCTCGGCGGGCGGTCGATCACCGTCGCCTCACGCCTCGCAGCCGCGTCGCCCGCGACGGGTTCTACCAAGCGCAGCGCGCAGGAGCAGGTCGACCTCATCGAACGCGCCCTGACCAACTGA
- a CDS encoding GuaB1 family IMP dehydrogenase-related protein — MKFYDALPQHDLTYSDVFLVPSRSGIRSRLDVSIAPSDGTGMSIPIVSANMSSVTGPRLSATLARRGGLGVLPQDMHLQDLDSAIRWVKDQPVAFDSPLSLRPENTVADALRQLPAVEGHGIVLHDERDKYLGCISAARLGTALPDARLGDLLHGQLASIDADDVPTAREAFDLMVAADLQFAPVLRHGHVIGTLSRTSALRSTIYTPAVDASGRLRVAAAIGVNGDIARKAKALASAGVDVLVIDTAHGHQDGMIAAVETVAALGLGIPLVAGNVVSSDGVGDLVRAGANIVKVGVGPGAMCTTRMMTAVGRPQFSAVLETAAAAHELGAQVWADGGVRYPRDVALALAAGASSVMIGSWFAGTIEAPGELETDAEGRLYKESWGMASTKAVHDRFDRLEAYELARKTLFAEGISSSRIYLDPLRPSVEDLLDMITSGLRSSLTYAGATTLGEFSERALVGIQSAAGYEEGKALPVSW; from the coding sequence ATGAAGTTCTACGATGCACTGCCGCAGCACGACCTGACCTACTCGGACGTGTTTCTGGTGCCCAGCAGGTCGGGCATCAGGAGCAGGCTCGACGTGTCGATCGCCCCGAGTGACGGGACAGGAATGTCGATTCCGATCGTCTCGGCGAACATGAGCTCGGTGACCGGGCCCCGGCTCTCGGCGACCCTCGCGCGCCGCGGCGGCTTGGGGGTACTCCCGCAGGACATGCACCTGCAAGATCTCGACTCGGCGATCCGCTGGGTCAAGGACCAGCCCGTCGCGTTCGACTCGCCATTGTCGCTCCGGCCGGAAAACACCGTCGCCGACGCCCTGCGCCAGCTGCCCGCCGTCGAGGGCCACGGGATCGTGCTGCACGACGAGCGTGACAAATACCTCGGCTGCATCTCGGCGGCCCGGCTGGGGACCGCGCTGCCCGACGCCCGGTTGGGAGACCTGCTGCACGGCCAGCTCGCCTCGATCGACGCCGACGATGTGCCGACGGCGCGGGAGGCCTTCGACCTGATGGTTGCCGCCGACCTGCAGTTCGCCCCGGTGCTCCGCCACGGACACGTGATCGGCACGCTCAGCCGCACCAGCGCCCTGCGGTCGACGATCTATACGCCCGCCGTCGACGCATCCGGCCGGCTCAGGGTCGCTGCGGCGATCGGCGTCAACGGTGACATCGCTCGCAAGGCGAAGGCGCTCGCCTCGGCGGGGGTCGACGTTCTGGTGATCGATACCGCGCACGGCCACCAGGACGGCATGATCGCCGCCGTCGAGACCGTAGCCGCCCTGGGGCTGGGGATTCCGCTCGTCGCCGGCAACGTCGTCTCCTCCGACGGCGTGGGCGACCTCGTGCGGGCCGGCGCGAACATCGTGAAGGTCGGCGTCGGGCCCGGCGCGATGTGCACCACGAGGATGATGACCGCCGTCGGGCGCCCGCAGTTCTCAGCGGTGCTCGAGACCGCCGCCGCCGCCCACGAGCTCGGCGCCCAGGTCTGGGCCGACGGCGGGGTGCGCTACCCGCGCGACGTCGCTCTCGCCCTCGCCGCCGGCGCATCCTCGGTCATGATCGGCTCCTGGTTCGCCGGCACCATCGAGGCGCCGGGCGAGCTGGAGACGGATGCCGAAGGACGGCTCTACAAGGAGAGCTGGGGGATGGCCTCCACGAAGGCTGTGCATGACCGGTTCGACCGGCTCGAGGCGTACGAGCTGGCTCGGAAGACCCTCTTCGCCGAGGGAATCTCGTCGTCGAGGATCTACCTCGACCCGCTGCGGCCGTCTGTCGAGGACCTGCTCGACATGATCACCTCCGGCCTGCGCTCATCGCTCACCTACGCGGGAGCGACGACGCTCGGCGAGTTCTCCGAGCGCGCGCTCGTCGGCATCCAGTCCGCTGCGGGGTATGAGGAGGGCAAGGCGCTCCCGGTCAGCTGGTGA
- a CDS encoding hemolysin family protein: MNEFVLLAIGFTLTVGTGFFVASEFALVNLDRSELEARHARGEKNLTMTIAALKITSTHLSSAQLGITLTTLLTGYTLEPAFSAMLRAPLTAIGLTGAALTVIASIVAITFATLLSMIIGELVPKNFALALPRATAKVVIPFQAGFTLVFKPFVRFLNNTANSILRSIGIEPKEELSSARTAEELTSLLRRSAREGSLDRDTATLLARTIAFSEHVASDVMTPRPRVTSVDRTASAQTVIDLARQTGLSRFPVIDDSIDDIVGLVHIKQAVAVPRAKRSKVPVSALQTEALRVPETMKLDTLIGELRLDGYQMAVVVDEYGGTAGVATLEDLVEELVGEVADEHDRARAGVVRSRDWLTFPGSLRPDELLERADVTVPEDGPYETVGGFIMSELGRLPVVGDIVSVEAGIFRVERLDGRRIDRLRFTPTPVPSETTPVKSEK; this comes from the coding sequence ATGAATGAGTTCGTGCTGCTCGCCATCGGATTCACGCTCACAGTCGGTACCGGATTCTTCGTCGCCTCGGAGTTCGCCCTCGTCAACCTCGACCGCTCTGAGCTCGAGGCTCGCCACGCCCGTGGCGAGAAGAACCTCACCATGACGATCGCCGCTCTCAAGATCACCTCGACGCACCTCTCGAGTGCGCAGCTCGGCATCACCCTGACGACCCTGCTCACCGGGTACACCCTCGAGCCGGCGTTCAGCGCGATGCTGCGCGCACCGCTCACGGCCATCGGCCTCACCGGCGCGGCGCTCACGGTGATCGCGAGCATCGTCGCCATCACCTTCGCGACCCTGTTGTCGATGATCATCGGTGAGCTCGTGCCGAAGAACTTCGCACTTGCCCTGCCGAGGGCGACCGCGAAGGTCGTCATCCCGTTCCAGGCGGGGTTCACCCTGGTGTTCAAGCCCTTCGTGCGCTTCCTCAACAACACAGCCAACTCGATTCTCCGCTCGATCGGCATTGAGCCGAAGGAGGAGCTGTCGTCCGCGCGGACCGCGGAGGAACTCACGTCGCTATTGCGCCGATCCGCCCGCGAGGGCAGCCTCGACCGCGACACGGCCACGCTGCTCGCCCGCACGATCGCCTTCAGCGAGCACGTCGCCTCCGACGTCATGACGCCGAGGCCGCGCGTCACGAGCGTCGATCGCACCGCGTCGGCCCAGACCGTCATCGACCTCGCCCGGCAGACCGGGTTGTCTCGCTTTCCGGTGATCGACGACAGCATCGACGACATCGTGGGCCTCGTGCACATCAAGCAGGCAGTCGCGGTGCCGCGCGCGAAACGGTCGAAGGTTCCCGTGTCGGCGCTGCAGACGGAGGCGCTGCGCGTCCCCGAGACGATGAAGCTCGACACCCTCATCGGCGAACTCCGCCTGGATGGCTACCAGATGGCTGTCGTCGTCGACGAGTACGGCGGAACAGCGGGCGTTGCGACCCTCGAGGACCTTGTGGAAGAGCTCGTGGGCGAGGTCGCCGACGAGCACGACCGGGCCAGGGCCGGGGTCGTGCGATCGCGCGACTGGCTGACGTTCCCCGGCAGCCTGCGTCCGGACGAGCTGCTCGAGCGGGCGGATGTCACCGTGCCGGAGGACGGCCCCTACGAGACCGTCGGTGGTTTCATCATGAGTGAGCTGGGCCGGCTGCCGGTCGTCGGCGACATTGTGAGCGTCGAGGCGGGCATCTTCCGGGTCGAGCGGCTCGACGGGCGCCGGATCGACCGCCTGAGATTCACCCCTACCCCCGTGCCCAGCGAGACAACCCCAGTGAAGAGCGAGAAATGA
- a CDS encoding hemolysin family protein: MTDADWWGLAWLVILLAVNAFFVGAEFAVISAKRSQIEHKAEAGNPAAKAALYAMEHATLMLATSQLGITVASLLILNVSEPAIHHLLEIPLALTGLSAEVIGTIGFVSALAIVTFLHVVLGEMVPKNLSFSVPDRAVLLLAPPLVFVSTIFRPVIVSLNAIANGVLRLFRVEPKSEATSAFTFDEVATIVATSTKEGVLNDSIGALSAAFEFTEKKVKDIFVAMPDLVSLSEAATPKQVERAVARHGFSRYVLVDDAGLPTGYLHLKDVIDLEDAEEFEEPVPPKRIRQLIAIDREMDLEDALASMRRSGTHLASVFDELGATQGVLFLEDIIEELVGEVQDATRRI, from the coding sequence ATGACCGACGCAGACTGGTGGGGACTCGCCTGGCTCGTGATCCTGCTCGCCGTGAACGCCTTCTTCGTCGGTGCCGAGTTCGCCGTGATCTCGGCCAAGCGATCCCAGATCGAGCACAAGGCCGAAGCAGGAAACCCCGCGGCGAAGGCCGCCCTGTACGCGATGGAGCACGCGACGCTGATGCTCGCGACGAGCCAGCTCGGCATCACGGTGGCGTCGCTGCTCATCCTGAACGTCTCGGAGCCGGCGATCCATCACCTCCTCGAGATCCCGCTCGCGCTCACCGGGTTGTCGGCCGAGGTGATCGGCACCATTGGATTCGTCTCGGCGCTGGCCATCGTGACGTTCCTGCACGTGGTTCTCGGCGAGATGGTGCCCAAGAACCTCTCTTTCTCCGTTCCCGACCGCGCGGTGCTCCTGCTCGCGCCCCCGCTCGTGTTCGTCTCGACGATCTTCCGCCCGGTGATCGTGTCGCTGAACGCGATCGCCAATGGCGTGCTGCGCCTGTTCCGGGTGGAGCCCAAGAGCGAGGCGACGAGCGCGTTCACCTTCGATGAGGTCGCGACGATCGTGGCGACCTCGACCAAGGAGGGTGTGCTCAACGACAGCATTGGCGCCCTCTCGGCGGCGTTCGAGTTCACCGAGAAGAAGGTCAAGGACATTTTCGTCGCTATGCCCGACCTCGTGTCGCTCTCGGAGGCGGCGACGCCCAAGCAGGTCGAGCGGGCGGTCGCGCGGCACGGGTTTTCCCGCTACGTGCTCGTCGACGACGCAGGCCTGCCGACCGGGTACCTGCACCTCAAGGACGTCATCGACCTCGAGGACGCCGAGGAATTCGAGGAGCCCGTCCCGCCCAAGCGCATCCGTCAGCTCATCGCGATCGATCGCGAGATGGACCTCGAGGACGCCCTGGCGTCGATGCGCAGATCCGGCACCCACCTCGCGAGCGTGTTCGACGAGTTGGGAGCAACGCAGGGGGTGCTGTTCCTCGAGGACATCATCGAGGAGCTCGTCGGCGAGGTCCAGGACGCGACGCGGCGCATCTAG
- a CDS encoding GNAT family N-acetyltransferase, with amino-acid sequence MTLSIRAVSPADEADWCRLYAGYREFYREPADPAKVQAAWRMLFDPATRLEGLVAVHDGVVVGLANWREFPDQLSVSTGIFLDDLFVSPEARGQGAGEQLLEALAQVARDRGIAVVRWITAPDNATARRLYDRVAELAPWVTYDLVPRASSAAS; translated from the coding sequence ATGACCCTGAGCATCCGTGCCGTCTCCCCCGCCGACGAAGCCGACTGGTGCCGGCTCTATGCCGGCTACCGCGAGTTCTACCGGGAGCCAGCCGACCCGGCCAAGGTGCAGGCGGCGTGGCGGATGCTGTTCGACCCGGCCACGCGCCTCGAGGGTCTCGTGGCGGTGCACGACGGCGTCGTGGTCGGGCTCGCGAACTGGCGGGAGTTTCCCGACCAACTGTCGGTGTCGACCGGGATCTTCCTCGACGACCTGTTCGTCTCGCCCGAGGCCAGGGGCCAGGGTGCGGGCGAGCAGCTTCTCGAGGCTCTCGCGCAGGTCGCGCGCGATCGCGGAATCGCCGTCGTGCGCTGGATCACCGCCCCGGACAACGCCACCGCGAGGCGGCTCTACGATCGTGTCGCCGAGCTCGCCCCGTGGGTCACCTACGACCTTGTCCCCCGGGCCAGCAGCGCGGCCAGCTGA
- a CDS encoding NADH:flavin oxidoreductase/NADH oxidase, with the protein MSESTLFSPHTIRSVTVRNRIWVAPLCQYSVDREDGVPTDWHLVHLGSFARGGAGLVMTEATAVNAVGRISAEDTGIYTDEQRDGWSRIVGFIHSQGASAGIQLAHAGRKASVFREWGAESGTRPVGAGGWSTVAPSAVAFDGYDEPGALDRAGIDAIVADFARAARRSVEAGFDVVEIHAAHGYLVHQFLSPLSNRRDDGYGGSLENRARLLLEIIAAVRAEVGELVPILVRFSATDYTDGGWDVTQTTAVAEWARDAGADLFDISSGGLVAGAKIPIGPGYQVPFAAEVRRDAEVEVSAVGLITEAAQADDIIRSGRADVVMMGREIMRDPHFPLRAAHELGVPIDYWPVQYHRARPR; encoded by the coding sequence ATGTCTGAATCCACGCTCTTCTCCCCGCACACCATCCGCTCCGTGACCGTGCGCAACCGCATCTGGGTCGCGCCGCTCTGCCAGTACTCGGTGGACCGGGAGGACGGCGTGCCCACCGACTGGCACCTGGTGCACCTCGGCTCATTCGCGCGCGGCGGCGCGGGTCTCGTGATGACCGAGGCGACGGCCGTGAATGCGGTCGGCCGTATCTCGGCCGAGGACACCGGAATCTACACCGACGAGCAGCGTGACGGGTGGTCGCGCATCGTCGGCTTCATCCACTCCCAGGGCGCCTCCGCCGGCATCCAGCTCGCCCACGCGGGGCGCAAGGCGTCGGTCTTCCGGGAGTGGGGGGCCGAATCAGGCACACGCCCGGTCGGCGCCGGCGGCTGGTCCACCGTCGCACCCTCGGCCGTCGCGTTCGACGGCTATGACGAGCCAGGCGCGCTCGACCGGGCGGGCATCGACGCCATCGTGGCCGATTTCGCGCGGGCCGCCCGCCGCTCCGTCGAGGCCGGGTTCGACGTTGTCGAGATCCACGCCGCCCACGGCTACCTCGTGCACCAGTTCCTGTCGCCGCTATCGAACCGGCGCGACGACGGATACGGCGGCAGCCTGGAGAACCGTGCCCGGCTGCTGCTGGAGATCATCGCCGCGGTGCGCGCCGAGGTCGGCGAGCTCGTGCCGATCCTCGTGCGCTTCTCGGCGACCGACTACACCGATGGCGGCTGGGACGTAACCCAGACGACCGCCGTCGCGGAGTGGGCGCGGGATGCCGGCGCCGACCTGTTCGACATCTCGTCCGGCGGACTCGTGGCCGGCGCGAAAATCCCGATCGGCCCCGGATACCAGGTGCCGTTCGCCGCGGAGGTGCGCCGCGACGCCGAGGTCGAGGTGAGTGCCGTCGGCCTCATCACCGAGGCCGCGCAGGCCGACGACATCATCCGCTCCGGGAGGGCCGACGTGGTCATGATGGGGCGCGAGATCATGCGTGACCCGCACTTCCCTCTGCGCGCCGCCCACGAGCTCGGGGTGCCGATCGACTACTGGCCGGTCCAGTACCACCGCGCGCGTCCGCGCTAG
- a CDS encoding ADP-dependent NAD(P)H-hydrate dehydratase, with amino-acid sequence MTYSEWTPADAAGQMKVPTASDDKYSRGVLGIVTGSTDYPGAAVIGVEAALRTGVGMVRYLGPEVPTSLALARRPEIVTRPGRVQAWLLGSGIAAGARDADTANRLTTAIAQELPTALDAGALGLLGSATGPTVITPHHGELARMLGIDRSEIAQDPAAWAARAAADLGVTVLLKGFRTHIADPYGSRLLVTSATSWTATAGTGDALGGILGSLLATHSAEIAASRGALAPLAATASVLHSLAAERASGGGPFTVLDLAAELPGVVARLLAAPRA; translated from the coding sequence GTGACCTACTCCGAGTGGACGCCAGCGGATGCCGCCGGGCAGATGAAAGTTCCCACCGCGAGCGACGACAAGTACTCGCGGGGTGTGCTCGGAATCGTGACCGGGTCGACGGACTACCCCGGTGCCGCGGTCATCGGCGTCGAGGCGGCGCTGCGCACCGGTGTCGGCATGGTGCGCTACCTCGGGCCCGAGGTGCCGACGAGCCTCGCGCTCGCGCGCCGCCCGGAGATCGTCACCCGGCCGGGGCGGGTGCAGGCCTGGCTGCTCGGGTCGGGAATCGCGGCCGGAGCCCGCGACGCCGACACCGCGAACCGCCTCACGACGGCCATTGCGCAGGAGCTGCCGACCGCCCTCGACGCCGGCGCCCTCGGCCTCCTCGGCTCCGCGACAGGACCGACGGTCATCACCCCGCATCACGGCGAACTCGCGCGGATGCTGGGCATCGACCGGTCCGAGATCGCGCAGGATCCGGCCGCGTGGGCGGCGCGGGCCGCCGCCGACCTCGGGGTCACGGTGCTCCTGAAGGGGTTCCGCACGCACATCGCCGACCCCTACGGGAGCCGACTGCTCGTGACCTCCGCGACGTCGTGGACGGCGACGGCCGGAACCGGAGACGCACTCGGCGGCATTCTCGGGTCGCTTCTCGCCACCCACTCGGCCGAAATCGCGGCGAGCCGCGGTGCGCTTGCGCCGCTCGCCGCGACGGCGAGCGTGCTGCACTCCCTCGCCGCCGAGCGGGCGAGCGGGGGCGGCCCGTTCACCGTTCTCGACCTCGCCGCCGAGTTGCCGGGGGTCGTCGCCCGGCTGCTCGCCGCCCCGCGCGCGTGA